Proteins from a single region of Nakamurella deserti:
- a CDS encoding TerD family protein: MGVSLTKGGNVSLTKQAPQLTAVNVGLGWDVRTTTGVDFDLDASALALDAGGKIVSDQHFVYFNNLRSPDGAIEHVGDNLTGQGEGDDEVIKVDLAAVPANVASIVFPVSVYDADSRGQSFGQVRNAFIRVVDQATSTELARYDLTEDASTETAMVFGELYRNGAEWKFRATGQGYASGLAGIARDFGVNL; the protein is encoded by the coding sequence ATGGGCGTCAGCTTGACCAAGGGCGGCAACGTCTCGCTCACGAAGCAGGCCCCGCAGTTGACCGCGGTCAACGTCGGGCTCGGCTGGGACGTGCGCACCACCACCGGCGTCGACTTCGACCTGGACGCCAGCGCACTGGCGCTGGACGCCGGCGGCAAGATCGTGTCCGACCAGCACTTCGTGTACTTCAACAACCTGCGCTCGCCCGACGGCGCCATCGAGCACGTCGGTGACAACCTCACCGGCCAGGGCGAGGGCGACGACGAGGTCATCAAGGTCGACCTCGCCGCGGTCCCGGCGAACGTCGCCTCCATCGTCTTCCCGGTGTCGGTCTACGACGCGGACTCCCGCGGGCAGAGCTTCGGGCAGGTCCGCAACGCGTTCATCCGGGTCGTGGACCAGGCGACCAGCACCGAGCTGGCCCGCTACGACCTCACCGAGGACGCCTCCACCGAGACCGCCATGGTGTTCGGCGAGCTGTACCGCAACGGTGCGGAGTGGAAGTTCCGCGCCACCGGCCAGGGTTACGCCTCCGGCCTCGCGGGCATCGCCCGCGACTTCGGCGTCAACCTGTAG
- a CDS encoding DUF475 domain-containing protein produces the protein MLKIFGWSYGVTVVSLVIAVLYGGWTALFLCVILGILEVSLSFDNAVVNATILQRMSDFWQKIFLTVGIVIAVFGMRLVFPLLIVGITADLGPIEAIQLAMEQRPAEDPTSYAALLTAAHPQIAAFGGMFLLMLFLDYIFEDRDIKWLTWLERPLARIGKLDQLSVIVAVVALVLSAEFLAEDPGIVLLSGMLGLITYLAVNGLGELFHVPEEVEPDDETGDSPVADPAGAAAKPARGQNKIVKATGKAAFFLFLYLEVLDASFSFDGVIGAFAITSDPIIIALGLGLIGAMYVRSLTIFFVRKGTLQDYVYLEHGAHWAIGALAAILMISIGVHINEIVTGLLGVAFIGAAFISSLRRNKRIAREDTETPLQTAAH, from the coding sequence GTGTTGAAGATCTTCGGCTGGTCCTACGGGGTCACGGTCGTGTCGTTGGTGATCGCCGTGCTCTACGGCGGCTGGACGGCCCTGTTCCTCTGCGTCATCCTCGGCATCCTCGAGGTGTCGCTGTCGTTCGACAACGCGGTGGTGAACGCGACGATCCTGCAGCGGATGAGTGACTTCTGGCAGAAGATCTTCCTCACCGTCGGCATCGTCATCGCGGTGTTCGGCATGCGGTTGGTCTTCCCGCTGCTGATCGTCGGGATCACCGCCGACCTGGGCCCGATCGAGGCGATCCAACTGGCCATGGAGCAGCGGCCGGCCGAGGACCCGACCAGCTACGCGGCGCTGCTCACCGCGGCGCATCCGCAGATCGCGGCCTTCGGCGGCATGTTCCTGCTGATGCTGTTCCTCGACTACATCTTCGAGGACCGCGACATCAAGTGGCTGACCTGGCTGGAGCGCCCGTTGGCGCGCATCGGCAAGCTCGACCAGCTGTCGGTCATCGTCGCCGTCGTCGCCCTGGTGCTGTCGGCGGAGTTCCTCGCCGAGGATCCGGGCATCGTGCTGCTGTCCGGCATGCTGGGCCTGATCACCTATCTCGCCGTCAACGGGCTCGGAGAGCTGTTCCACGTGCCGGAGGAGGTCGAACCGGACGACGAAACGGGTGACTCGCCGGTCGCGGACCCCGCCGGCGCCGCCGCCAAGCCGGCCCGCGGCCAGAACAAGATCGTCAAGGCCACCGGCAAGGCGGCGTTCTTCCTGTTCCTGTACCTGGAGGTGCTGGACGCGTCGTTCTCCTTCGACGGCGTCATCGGCGCCTTCGCGATCACCTCGGACCCGATCATCATCGCGCTCGGCCTGGGGCTGATCGGCGCCATGTACGTCCGGTCGCTGACGATCTTCTTCGTTCGCAAGGGCACGCTGCAGGACTACGTCTACCTCGAGCACGGCGCCCACTGGGCGATCGGTGCGCTGGCGGCGATCCTGATGATCTCCATCGGTGTGCACATCAACGAGATCGTCACCGGCCTGCTGGGCGTCGCGTTCATCGGCGCCGCCTTCATCTCCAGCCTCCGGCGCAACAAGCGGATCGCCCGCGAGGACACCGAGACCCCGCTGCAGACCGCCGCGCACTGA
- a CDS encoding phosphoribosyltransferase family protein gives MTAAPPRTDGWVGDRFGVRLHTGGSVVGWELPELVGLALRRNPRRAHLLVSTVLGKHVPVEPGLVRGAGRLLGLLVAASLGELPADRVRTAAEALRRGDHDPVDALVAGHRPATGTAVFGFAETATGLGHCVAEALHARSYLHSTRREVAGVPVALRFEEGHSHATAHLVQPQPAGLLGGGGPDEVLVLVDDELSTGTTAIGAIRALHAVAPRRRYVVAALIDLRSPADAATLDAFADDLGVAITVVALTSGGVHLPAGLAGAAAAHVAAHPAAPSAAAPVPPVTRVVLPWPAALPEGGRHGALGAEAAAFDAAVSAAAEVLDAAVPAGRVLVVGTEELMYLPLRLATALVTPLRTVRFQTTTRSPVHPVDDPGYPVRRAFRFVSPEPDPDGVPRYLYNATWDDGTDPDAVVVVVDAATDTAALSAPDGLFAALAVLGVPLVLAVVPGADPSILGDRP, from the coding sequence GTGACGGCGGCTCCGCCGCGGACCGACGGCTGGGTCGGGGACCGCTTCGGGGTGCGGCTGCACACCGGAGGTTCCGTGGTCGGCTGGGAGCTCCCCGAGCTGGTGGGGCTCGCACTGCGGCGCAATCCGCGACGCGCGCACCTGCTGGTCTCGACCGTGCTGGGCAAGCACGTCCCCGTCGAACCGGGGCTCGTCCGCGGCGCCGGGCGGCTGCTCGGCCTGCTGGTCGCCGCCTCGCTGGGCGAGCTTCCGGCGGACCGGGTGCGGACCGCGGCGGAGGCGCTGCGAAGGGGGGACCACGACCCGGTCGACGCGCTCGTCGCGGGTCACCGGCCGGCCACCGGCACCGCGGTGTTCGGCTTCGCCGAGACCGCCACCGGCCTCGGGCACTGCGTCGCCGAGGCGCTGCACGCCCGCAGCTACCTGCACTCGACCCGGCGGGAGGTCGCCGGGGTGCCGGTCGCACTGCGCTTCGAGGAAGGCCACTCCCACGCCACCGCCCACCTCGTGCAGCCGCAGCCGGCCGGGTTGCTGGGCGGCGGGGGGCCTGACGAGGTGCTGGTCCTCGTCGACGACGAGCTGTCCACCGGAACCACGGCCATCGGGGCGATCCGCGCCCTGCACGCGGTGGCGCCGCGGCGGCGGTACGTCGTCGCGGCGCTGATCGATCTGCGCAGTCCCGCCGACGCCGCCACCCTGGACGCGTTCGCCGACGATCTCGGCGTGGCCATCACGGTGGTGGCGCTGACCTCGGGCGGCGTCCACCTGCCCGCCGGCCTGGCCGGCGCGGCGGCCGCGCACGTCGCCGCGCACCCGGCCGCGCCGTCCGCGGCGGCTCCGGTGCCGCCGGTCACCCGGGTCGTGCTGCCGTGGCCCGCCGCGCTGCCCGAGGGCGGACGGCACGGGGCGCTCGGCGCCGAGGCGGCGGCCTTCGACGCGGCGGTCAGCGCCGCCGCCGAGGTCCTCGACGCCGCGGTACCGGCCGGTCGGGTCCTGGTCGTCGGCACGGAGGAGCTGATGTACCTGCCGCTGCGGCTGGCCACGGCACTGGTCACCCCTCTCCGGACGGTGCGCTTCCAGACCACCACCCGCTCACCCGTGCACCCGGTCGACGACCCCGGATACCCGGTGCGGCGGGCCTTCCGTTTCGTCAGCCCCGAACCGGACCCGGACGGCGTGCCGCGCTACCTCTACAACGCCACCTGGGACGACGGCACCGATCCGGACGCCGTCGTCGTGGTGGTCGACGCCGCGACCGACACCGCCGCACTGTCCGCGCCGGACGGCCTGTTCGCCGCCCTGGCGGTCCTGGGGGTGCCGCTGGTGCTGGCGGTCGTGCCCGGTGCCGACCCGTCGATCCTCGGAGACCGCCCGTGA
- a CDS encoding TerD family protein has product MSVSLTKGGNVSLTKQAPNLTAVNVGLGWDVRSTTGVDFDLDASALGLNNDKKIVNDQYFVFFNNLRSPDGSIEHTGDNLTGEGEGDDEVIKVNLPAVPQEVSSITFPVSIYDADSRGQSFGQVRNAFIRVVDASNGTELARYDLSEDASTETAMVFGELYRNGAEWKFRAIGQGYASGLAGIARDFGVNI; this is encoded by the coding sequence ATGAGCGTAAGTCTGACCAAGGGCGGGAACGTCTCGCTGACCAAGCAGGCGCCGAACCTCACCGCGGTCAACGTCGGCCTGGGGTGGGACGTCCGTTCCACCACCGGCGTCGATTTCGATCTCGACGCCAGCGCGCTGGGGCTCAACAACGACAAGAAGATCGTCAACGACCAGTACTTCGTCTTCTTCAACAACCTCCGCTCGCCGGACGGCTCCATCGAGCACACCGGCGACAACCTCACCGGTGAGGGCGAGGGCGACGACGAGGTCATCAAGGTCAACCTCCCCGCTGTCCCGCAGGAGGTCTCGTCGATCACCTTCCCGGTGTCGATCTACGACGCGGACTCCCGTGGCCAGAGCTTCGGCCAGGTCCGCAACGCGTTCATCCGCGTCGTCGACGCCTCCAACGGCACCGAGCTCGCCCGCTACGACCTGTCCGAGGACGCGTCCACCGAGACCGCGATGGTGTTCGGTGAGCTGTACCGCAACGGAGCCGAGTGGAAGTTCCGGGCCATCGGCCAGGGCTACGCCTCCGGGCTGGCCGGCATCGCCCGCGACTTTGGCGTCAACATCTGA
- a CDS encoding PHP domain-containing protein → MDGLAALRRIAFLLERSLAPTYRVKAFRTAALAIATLPADELATRIREHSLTELPGVGPKTAAVVEEAAGGVVPAYLADLEAAAGPLDPAGADLRTRLRGDLHSHSDWSDGGSPIEEMAVTGLELGHDYLALTDHSPRLTVAHGLTAKRLEKQLTLVAAMNRQLGDGFRLLSGIECDINEDGTLDQTDELLGRVDIVVGSVHSKLRADSATMTERMLTGIGNPYIDVLGHCTGRLVTGGRGTRPPSSFDAKKVFAACAERGVAVEINSRPERLDPPRALLKQAVAAGCLFSIDTDAHAPGQLDFQTYGAARAVECGVPEERIVNTWPLEKLLAWTTRER, encoded by the coding sequence ATGGACGGTCTCGCCGCGCTGCGCCGCATCGCGTTCCTGCTCGAACGCTCGCTGGCGCCCACGTACCGGGTGAAGGCGTTCCGGACCGCCGCGCTGGCCATCGCCACGCTGCCCGCCGACGAGCTGGCCACCCGGATCCGCGAGCACTCGCTGACCGAGTTGCCCGGCGTCGGCCCGAAGACGGCCGCGGTGGTCGAGGAGGCGGCGGGTGGTGTCGTCCCGGCCTACCTGGCCGACCTCGAGGCGGCCGCCGGCCCGTTGGATCCCGCCGGTGCGGACCTGCGGACCCGGCTGCGCGGCGACCTGCACTCGCACAGCGACTGGAGTGACGGCGGCAGCCCCATCGAGGAGATGGCGGTCACCGGCCTGGAACTCGGCCATGACTACCTCGCCCTGACCGACCACTCCCCCCGGCTGACCGTCGCCCACGGGCTGACGGCCAAACGGCTGGAGAAGCAGTTGACGCTGGTGGCGGCGATGAACCGGCAGCTGGGTGACGGTTTCCGGCTGCTGTCCGGCATCGAGTGCGACATCAACGAGGACGGCACCCTGGACCAGACCGACGAGCTGCTCGGCCGGGTGGACATCGTGGTCGGGTCGGTGCACTCGAAGCTGCGGGCGGACTCGGCGACGATGACGGAGCGGATGCTCACCGGCATCGGGAACCCCTACATCGACGTCCTCGGCCACTGCACCGGCCGACTGGTCACCGGCGGTCGCGGTACCCGGCCGCCGAGCTCGTTCGACGCGAAGAAGGTCTTCGCCGCCTGCGCCGAGCGCGGGGTGGCGGTGGAGATCAACAGCCGCCCGGAGCGCCTCGACCCGCCGCGGGCCCTGCTGAAGCAGGCTGTCGCCGCCGGCTGCCTGTTCAGCATCGACACCGACGCGCACGCCCCGGGGCAGCTGGACTTCCAGACCTACGGCGCCGCCCGCGCGGTGGAATGCGGAGTCCCCGAGGAGCGGATCGTCAACACGTGGCCGTTGGAGAAGCTGCTCGCTTGGACGACCCGGGAGCGCTGA
- a CDS encoding HpcH/HpaI aldolase/citrate lyase family protein produces the protein MRHFDQLPPDVRAQLFAREPEEFGLDTDIPLLSRALGATLYVPGTRPDLSAAVRKAIAGGVRSMVIDLEDAVEDGRVGDALRQARESLAELSSTGVDALIFVRVRSADHIVDITSSGTAAELSALAGFVLPKFSPGTGGKHLEAVRESGRLLGRRILGMPVIETPEVIFRESRIESLTQIRAILREYREEVLAVRFGATDLCGLYGIRRDRDLSIYDVRVVADLISDAVNQLGREGAENFTISGPVWEYFSNHERMFRPQLRATPFVESDETQLRHRLITKDFDDLIREVVLDRANGLHGKTVIHPSHAAPVHALSVVSSEEFSDASDILASGTGVRASEYRDKMNEARPHRFWAEQIMLRARAFGVAGPDTNFVDFLAALVRT, from the coding sequence GTGCGCCATTTCGACCAGTTGCCCCCGGACGTCCGGGCGCAGCTCTTCGCCCGAGAACCCGAGGAGTTCGGTCTCGACACCGACATCCCCCTGCTGTCACGGGCTCTCGGAGCCACGCTGTACGTGCCGGGCACGCGTCCGGATCTGTCCGCGGCGGTGCGCAAGGCGATCGCCGGCGGCGTGCGGTCGATGGTGATCGACCTGGAGGACGCGGTCGAGGACGGCCGTGTCGGGGATGCCCTGCGGCAGGCCCGGGAGAGCCTGGCCGAACTGTCGTCCACCGGTGTCGACGCGTTGATCTTCGTCCGGGTCCGATCCGCCGATCACATCGTCGACATCACCTCTTCGGGTACCGCAGCGGAATTGTCCGCGTTGGCCGGCTTCGTCCTGCCGAAATTCTCGCCCGGAACGGGTGGCAAACACCTCGAAGCGGTACGCGAGAGTGGCCGTCTGCTGGGTCGGCGCATTCTCGGGATGCCCGTCATCGAGACGCCCGAGGTCATCTTCCGCGAAAGCCGGATCGAGAGCCTCACGCAGATCAGGGCAATTCTCCGGGAGTACCGCGAGGAGGTTCTCGCGGTCCGTTTCGGTGCCACGGATCTGTGCGGGCTGTACGGCATCCGGCGTGACCGGGATCTGAGCATCTACGACGTCCGGGTGGTGGCCGACCTGATCTCGGACGCCGTCAACCAGCTGGGACGGGAAGGTGCGGAGAACTTCACCATCTCCGGCCCGGTGTGGGAGTACTTCTCCAACCACGAGCGGATGTTCCGCCCGCAGCTGCGGGCGACACCGTTCGTCGAGTCCGACGAGACGCAGCTGCGGCATCGGCTCATCACCAAGGACTTCGACGATCTGATCCGGGAGGTCGTCCTGGACCGGGCGAACGGGCTGCACGGCAAGACGGTGATCCATCCGTCGCACGCCGCTCCCGTGCACGCCCTGTCGGTGGTGAGCTCGGAGGAGTTCAGCGACGCGAGCGACATCCTGGCCAGCGGCACCGGCGTCCGCGCCTCGGAGTACCGGGACAAGATGAACGAGGCGCGTCCGCACCGGTTCTGGGCCGAGCAGATCATGCTGCGGGCGCGGGCTTTCGGCGTCGCCGGCCCGGACACCAACTTCGTCGACTTCCTCGCCGCGTTGGTGCGGACGTGA
- a CDS encoding cysteine protease StiP family protein: MPPPLTGPAFGSYRPDEVSWLLKDLSAVGLEADTASRERRIQSGQAHYAESLPIEFQPDDAYQRLFATVLADSASRLATAVGLVTDLVLAERGDDVTLVSLARAGTPVGILMKRWAAHRHGLDLPHYAVSIVRGRGIDEVALAYLAHHHDPARVVFVDGWTGKGAIARELHAAITGLAAAGGPVFDPALAVLADPGSCVSHYGTRDDFLIASACLNSTVSGLVSRTVLNDTHIGPDDFHGAKFYAELAAGDRSNQLLDAVTARFAEVTAAVDAELPALQAADRTPTWAGWTAVEEIRRRYGVSSVNFVKPGVGETTRVLLRRTPDRVLVRDLNNPDHAHIRLLAGQRGVPVEVVPDLAYACVGLIEQVTADAQ, encoded by the coding sequence CTGCCGCCGCCGCTGACCGGTCCGGCGTTCGGCTCCTACCGGCCCGACGAGGTGTCCTGGCTGCTCAAGGACCTGTCGGCGGTGGGTCTGGAGGCCGACACCGCGTCCCGGGAACGGCGCATCCAGTCCGGGCAGGCGCACTACGCCGAATCGCTGCCCATCGAGTTCCAACCCGACGACGCCTACCAGCGGTTGTTCGCCACCGTGCTGGCCGACAGCGCGTCGCGGCTCGCGACCGCGGTCGGGCTGGTCACCGACCTCGTCCTCGCCGAGCGTGGCGACGACGTCACGCTGGTCTCGCTGGCCCGGGCCGGCACCCCGGTCGGCATCCTGATGAAGCGCTGGGCCGCGCACCGCCACGGTCTTGACCTGCCGCACTACGCGGTGAGCATCGTCCGGGGGCGCGGCATCGACGAGGTCGCGCTGGCCTACCTCGCCCACCACCACGACCCGGCGCGCGTTGTCTTCGTCGACGGCTGGACCGGCAAGGGCGCGATCGCCCGGGAGCTGCACGCGGCGATCACCGGGCTCGCCGCCGCGGGCGGGCCGGTGTTCGACCCGGCCCTGGCGGTACTGGCCGATCCGGGCTCGTGCGTGTCGCACTACGGCACCCGCGACGACTTCCTCATCGCGTCGGCCTGCCTCAACTCCACCGTGTCCGGCCTGGTCTCGCGGACCGTCCTCAACGACACCCACATCGGCCCGGACGACTTCCACGGGGCTAAGTTCTACGCCGAGCTCGCCGCCGGTGACCGTTCGAACCAGCTGCTCGACGCGGTCACGGCGCGGTTCGCCGAGGTGACGGCCGCCGTCGACGCCGAGCTGCCGGCCCTGCAGGCGGCCGACCGGACGCCGACCTGGGCGGGATGGACGGCGGTGGAGGAGATCCGGCGCCGCTACGGCGTCTCGTCGGTGAACTTCGTCAAGCCCGGTGTGGGGGAGACCACCCGGGTGCTGCTGCGGCGCACCCCCGACCGGGTGCTGGTGCGCGACCTGAACAATCCCGACCACGCCCACATCCGGCTGCTCGCCGGGCAGCGGGGTGTCCCGGTCGAGGTCGTGCCCGACCTGGCCTACGCCTGCGTCGGGCTCATCGAGCAGGTCACGGCGGACGCCCAGTGA
- a CDS encoding LLM class F420-dependent oxidoreductase yields the protein MRLGVSLGYFSNGDQIREAVALARGAEDLGFDCAWVAEAYGSDAPTVLAAIASHTTGIDIGSAVMQIPARTPAMTAMTAATLDGMSDGRFRLGLGVSGPQVSEGWHGVRYADPVGRTEEYVAIVRQAIARRRVQFAGDHFTLPLPDGPGKTLMLGMSPHRRSLPVYLAAVGPKNLALTGRIADGWHAIFFDPAGGAAQVAVVRDAATAAGRDPAAVDIAATVAAAVGPDPATAADAVRPNAALYIGGMGSPTTNFYHGIASAMGYREAADEVQQLFLSRRYDEAAAAVPLEFLTRTSLLGTADDMATALIRLRDAGITSVNVAPYARSTHDRLTILKAVAHARELIR from the coding sequence ATGAGGCTGGGCGTCAGCCTGGGCTACTTCAGCAACGGCGACCAGATCCGGGAGGCCGTCGCCCTGGCCCGCGGCGCCGAGGACCTCGGATTCGACTGCGCCTGGGTGGCGGAGGCCTACGGCAGCGACGCGCCGACCGTGCTGGCCGCGATCGCCAGTCACACCACCGGGATCGACATCGGTTCCGCGGTGATGCAGATCCCGGCGCGCACCCCGGCGATGACCGCGATGACCGCCGCCACCCTGGACGGCATGAGCGACGGCCGCTTCCGGCTGGGTCTCGGGGTGTCGGGCCCGCAGGTCAGCGAGGGCTGGCACGGCGTCCGCTACGCCGATCCCGTGGGCCGCACCGAGGAGTACGTCGCCATCGTCCGGCAGGCCATCGCCCGCCGGCGGGTGCAGTTCGCCGGTGACCACTTCACGCTGCCGCTGCCGGACGGGCCCGGCAAGACGCTGATGCTGGGGATGAGCCCGCACCGGCGGTCGCTGCCGGTCTACCTGGCCGCGGTGGGACCGAAGAACCTCGCCCTGACGGGCCGGATCGCCGACGGCTGGCACGCCATCTTCTTCGACCCGGCCGGCGGCGCCGCGCAGGTCGCGGTGGTACGGGACGCGGCGACCGCCGCCGGGCGGGACCCGGCCGCCGTCGACATCGCGGCGACCGTGGCCGCCGCGGTCGGTCCCGACCCGGCCACCGCCGCGGACGCGGTGCGCCCCAACGCCGCGCTCTACATCGGCGGGATGGGGTCGCCGACGACGAACTTCTACCACGGCATCGCCAGTGCCATGGGTTACCGGGAGGCGGCGGACGAGGTCCAGCAGCTGTTCCTGTCCCGTCGCTACGACGAGGCGGCCGCGGCCGTTCCGCTCGAGTTCCTCACCCGTACGAGTCTTCTCGGCACCGCGGACGACATGGCGACTGCGCTGATCAGGCTCCGGGACGCAGGGATCACATCCGTGAACGTCGCTCCTTACGCCCGATCGACGCACGACCGCCTTACGATCCTCAAGGCTGTCGCGCACGCGCGGGAGCTGATCCGCTAG
- a CDS encoding tellurite resistance TerB family protein, with protein sequence MAFWDQLKSKTADMSSQLKTKTGQFKNKEFANGTMAMCALIAAADGTIDPEERRKTAALITSNDILSIFPPSELRDKFDWYCDKLAKDFDFGKVEAIATVAKLKSKPDQARAVIQIGIIIGGADGNFDAHERAAVKDACFAVGIAPSEFDL encoded by the coding sequence ATGGCATTCTGGGACCAGCTCAAGTCGAAGACCGCCGATATGAGTTCACAGCTGAAGACCAAGACCGGTCAGTTCAAGAACAAGGAATTCGCGAACGGCACCATGGCCATGTGCGCACTGATCGCCGCCGCCGACGGGACCATCGACCCGGAGGAGCGCCGCAAGACCGCCGCGCTCATCACCAGCAACGACATCCTGTCGATCTTCCCGCCGTCGGAGCTGCGCGACAAGTTCGACTGGTACTGCGACAAGCTGGCCAAGGACTTCGACTTCGGCAAGGTCGAGGCGATCGCCACGGTCGCCAAGCTCAAGTCCAAGCCGGACCAGGCCCGCGCGGTGATCCAGATCGGCATCATCATCGGCGGTGCGGACGGCAACTTCGACGCCCACGAACGCGCTGCCGTCAAGGACGCCTGCTTCGCCGTCGGGATCGCCCCGTCCGAGTTCGACCTCTGA
- a CDS encoding HAD family hydrolase, whose amino-acid sequence MSGTLIATDLDQTMIYSPGALRLPGPDLDAPTFVSVEVLDGKPSAFMTATAHRGFEQLSAEHTLVPCTTRTVEQFLRIRLPLAATGRPRYAVASNGGTLLVDGRPDVDWRRGLDQRLRETASPLAEVTAALQERATGDWVLKRRSADDLFTYLVVDLAAVPDGFLAEWGQWCADHGWLLSVQGRKVYSTPIGLRKSAAIAEVAARVGTTRMLAAGDGLLDAEMLKLADAAIRPCHGELEGLGWTRPHVSVTEQAGVLGGEEIVRWFADQAVTADAAPVVASGSR is encoded by the coding sequence GTGAGCGGCACCCTGATCGCGACCGACCTCGACCAGACGATGATCTACTCGCCGGGCGCGCTGCGGCTGCCCGGCCCGGACCTGGACGCCCCGACGTTCGTCTCGGTGGAGGTGCTCGACGGGAAGCCGTCGGCGTTCATGACCGCCACGGCCCATCGCGGGTTCGAGCAACTGTCGGCGGAGCACACCCTCGTGCCCTGCACCACCCGCACGGTGGAGCAGTTCCTGCGGATCCGGCTGCCGCTGGCGGCGACCGGCCGCCCGCGGTACGCCGTGGCCAGCAACGGCGGCACCCTGCTGGTCGACGGCCGGCCGGACGTCGACTGGCGGCGGGGCCTGGACCAGCGGCTGCGGGAGACGGCCAGCCCGCTGGCCGAGGTCACCGCGGCGCTGCAGGAACGCGCCACCGGTGACTGGGTGCTCAAACGGCGCTCCGCCGACGACCTGTTCACCTACCTCGTCGTCGACCTCGCGGCGGTCCCGGACGGCTTCCTGGCCGAGTGGGGCCAGTGGTGCGCCGACCACGGCTGGCTGCTGTCCGTACAGGGGCGCAAGGTGTACTCGACACCGATCGGACTCCGGAAGTCCGCGGCCATCGCCGAGGTGGCGGCCCGGGTCGGCACCACGCGGATGCTGGCCGCCGGCGACGGACTGCTGGACGCGGAGATGCTCAAGCTGGCCGACGCCGCGATCCGGCCCTGCCACGGCGAACTCGAGGGCCTGGGCTGGACGCGGCCGCACGTCAGCGTCACCGAACAGGCCGGGGTGCTGGGCGGCGAGGAGATCGTCCGCTGGTTCGCCGACCAGGCCGTGACCGCGGACGCCGCGCCGGTAGTGGCGAGCGGCTCGCGCTGA
- a CDS encoding Tellurium resistance yields the protein MAPPTPAAPATPPAPTAPPISLSKITLTKSAPTISLTKRGQSQGVMRVNLNWTSKAPGKGFLAKLAGSDQIDLDLGCLYELSDGQKGGVQALGKQFGNLQRAPYILLDGDDRSGASAGGENLLINLERPDRFKRILIFAMIYQGATKWGEANGVVTLYPTAGPEVEVRLDGDAPGARVCGIALLENRGGELVVSREVRYVTGSQRTLDEAYGWGLNWAPGSK from the coding sequence TTGGCACCGCCCACTCCGGCGGCACCGGCGACGCCCCCCGCCCCGACGGCACCACCGATCTCGCTGAGCAAGATCACCCTGACCAAGTCGGCACCCACGATTAGCCTGACCAAGCGCGGCCAGAGCCAGGGCGTGATGCGGGTCAACCTGAACTGGACGTCGAAGGCGCCCGGCAAGGGGTTCCTGGCCAAGCTCGCCGGCAGTGACCAGATCGATCTGGACTTGGGTTGTCTCTACGAGCTCAGCGACGGCCAGAAGGGCGGGGTGCAGGCGCTGGGCAAGCAGTTCGGCAACCTGCAGCGGGCGCCGTACATCCTGCTCGACGGCGATGACCGCAGTGGCGCCTCGGCCGGCGGGGAGAACCTGCTGATCAACCTGGAACGGCCGGACCGCTTCAAGCGCATCCTCATCTTCGCGATGATCTACCAGGGAGCCACCAAGTGGGGCGAGGCCAACGGCGTCGTCACGCTGTACCCGACCGCCGGACCCGAGGTCGAGGTGCGGTTGGACGGCGACGCCCCCGGGGCCCGGGTCTGCGGAATCGCGCTGCTGGAGAACCGGGGCGGCGAGCTGGTCGTCAGCCGCGAGGTCCGTTACGTCACCGGCAGTCAGCGCACGCTGGACGAGGCCTACGGGTGGGGTCTGAACTGGGCGCCCGGCAGCAAGTAA